The following proteins come from a genomic window of Salvia hispanica cultivar TCC Black 2014 chromosome 4, UniMelb_Shisp_WGS_1.0, whole genome shotgun sequence:
- the LOC125185208 gene encoding AT-hook motif nuclear-localized protein 10-like, which produces MSASFEPTPPAMANREPFSMSSPPSMANREQFSMSSPPSLVMNPATSQPQLDQQMHMSFMNSDGGAFRQVVGSSPPPFQSNPAGAALISQSSTEQKRKRGRPRKYGPDGSMSAPLGSPNAVIPQHEQQQQQQQNFSSPAVAPQSTEIVPLGIDGSGSPTAKKSRGRPRGSRNKVKQHGQALGSTGISFVPHVLNVTAGEDIASKIMAICQNGPRGVCVLSANGTVSMVTLVQQTSSGGTATFEGRFEILSLSGSFILTEVAGQKSRTGGLSVTLAHPDGSIMGGCVAGLLVAASPAQIIVGSFMPDTQRQAPTNCVEPSSAPRLNQGQVGAGGSSSPSRGTPSESSGGAASPLNLSSGAYNITQGMSGIPWK; this is translated from the exons ATGTCTGCATCATTTGAACCGACGCCGCCGGCGATGGCAAATCGGGAGCCGTTCAGCATGAGCTCGCCGCCGTCGATGGCCAATCGGGAGCAATTCAGCATGAGCTCGCCGCCGTCGCTGGTGATGAACCCGGCGACTTCGCAGCCGCAGCTGGACCAGCAAATGCACATGTCGTTTATGAACTCCGACGGCGGCGCATTCAGGCAAGTGGTGGGCTCTTCGCCACCGCCGTTTCAGTCTAATCCCGCTGGCGCCGCATTGATAAGTCAATCCTCCACCGAACAGAAGAGGAAGAGGGGCCGGCCAAGGAAGTACGGTCCCGATGGCAGCATGAGCGCTCCATTGGGTTCGCCTAATGCGGTTATTCCGCAGCAcgagcagcagcagcagcagcagcagaatTTTTCGTCTCCAGCGGTTGCTCCTCAATCTACAGAGATCGTGCCGCTGGGGATTGACGGGTCGGGCTCGCCCACGGCCAAGAAGTCCAGAGGCAGGCCCCGTGGTTCgaggaataaagtaaagcAGCACGGCCAAGCTTTAG GATCAACCGGTATCAGTTTCGTACCACATGTTCTCAATGTGACTGCTGGAGAg GACATTGCTTCGAAGATAATGGCCATTTGCCAGAATGGACCAAGGGGAGTTTGTGTTCTCTCTGCCAACGGGACCGTATCTATGGTAACACTTGTTCAGCAAACATCATCTGGTGGAACTGCCACCTTCGAG GGTCGGTTTGAGATTTTATCCCTCTCTGGATCATTCATACTGACTGAAGTTGCCGGTCAGAAAAGTAGAACTGGTGGGTTGAGTGTTACTTTAGCTCATCCTGACGGAAGCATTATGGGTGGCTGTGTCGCTGGTTTACTGGTTGCAGCATCCCCTGCTCAG ATTATAGTGGGAAGCTTCATGCCCGACACTCAGAGGCAAGCCCCGACAAACTGCGTGGAGCCTTCATCAGCTCCAAGACTGAACCAAGGCCAAGTCGGTGCTGGTGGTAGCAGCTCGCCATCACGAGGGACTCCCAGCGAATCCTCAGGTGGAGCGGCAAGTCCGCTGAATTTGAGCTCGGGCGCGTACAACATCACACAGGGCATGTCAGGTATTCCATGGAAATAA
- the LOC125218737 gene encoding cysteine protease XCP1-like — MAISLSSKLFILAAFVLFYAGTTACARDLSIVGYEPEDLTCIDKLINLFESWLDKHGKIYKSIEEKLHRFEIFKDNLHHIDERNKVVSNYWLGLNEFSDLSHDEFKKMFLGLKSDQIPKRDTSLENFKYRDFVDLPKSVDWRKKGAVTRVKNQGQCGSCWAFSTVAAVEGINQIVTGNLTELSEQELIDCDTAYNNGCNGGLMDYAFAFIVSNNGLHKEDDYPYLMEEGTCQESRDEAEVVTIDGYHDVPRNDETSFLKALANQPLSVAIDASGRDFQFYHGGVFDGHCGTDLDHGVAAVGYGTSKGLDYVIVKNSWGEKWGEKGFIRMKRNNGKPEGMCGINKMASFPTKSK; from the exons ATGGCTATTTCTCTAAGTTCCAAGCTATTTATTCTAGCCGCTTTCGTGCTATTCTATGCCGGCACCACAGCCTGTGCACGTGATCTCTCGATCGTGGGCTATGAGCCTGAAGATCTCACGTGCATCGACAAACTCATCAATCTTTTCGAATCTTGGCTCGATAAGCATGGCAAGATTTACAAAAGCATTGAAGAGAAGTTGCATAGGTTCGAGATATTTAAGGATAATTTGCACCACATTGATGAGAGGAATAAGGTTGTTAGCAACTATTGGCTAGGGTTAAACGAGTTTTCGGATTTGAGCCATGATGAGTTCAAGAAAATGTTTTTAGGTCTCAAATCCGACCAAATTCCCAAGAGGGACACGTCTCTTGAGAATTTTAAGTATAGGGATTTCGTGGATTTGCCTAAATCCGTGGATTGGAGGAAGAAAGGAGCCGTCACACGGGTCAAGAACCAGGGTCAATGTG GAAGTTGTTGGGCGTTTTCGACTGTGGCTGCAGTAGAAGGGATCAACCAAATTGTGACGGGAAACTTAACCGAGTTGTCTGAGCAAGAGCTCATCGACTGTGACACGGCTTACAACAATGGTTGCAACGGAGGCCTAATGGACTATGCGTTTGCTTTCATTGTCTCCAACAACGGCCTACATAAGGAAGACGACTACCCTTACCTCATGGAGGAAGGCACTTGCCAAGAAAGCAGA GATGAGGCGGAAGTTGTGACGATCGATGGCTACCATGACGTGCCAAGAAATGACGAAACTAGCTTCTTGAAAGCTCTTGCAAACCAACCCCTAAGCGTGGCCATCGATGCTTCTGGGAGAGATTTCCAGTTCTACCACGGG GGCGTGTTTGACGGGCATTGTGGGACGGATCTCGATCACGGAGTCGCGGCCGTTGGATATGGCACGAGCAAAGGATTGGACTATGTGATAGTGAAGAATTCTTGGGGGGAGAAATGGGGTGAGAAAGGATTTATAAGGATGAAGAGAAACAATGGGAAGCCAGAAGGGATGTGTggtatcaacaaaatggcCTCATTCCCAACCAAAAGCAAGTGA
- the LOC125224043 gene encoding protein PLASTID MOVEMENT IMPAIRED 1, whose product MAANYPTSRKSNTQILQELEDLSDSLYQSHMSSTTTRRTASLVLPRESVVPPISSGETGPDKEDLNPKPRSRRMSLSPWRSRSKMDTEDIRPKDPIKSQKSLFSDETPTATAATTTPEKKGIWKWKPIRALTHIGMQKLSCLFSVEVVAAQGLPASMNGLRLCVCVRKKDTREGGVQTMPSRVSQGAADFEETLFIRSHVYYSPAGSGAHMKFEPRPFLIYMAAVDAGELDFGRKTVDLSGLIQESIEKSFQGTRIRQWDTNFSLSGKAKGGELVLKLGFQIMEKDGGVGIYSQAEGQKSGKARTHSPSFARKQSKSSFSVPSPRMTSRGLSQLGAGSEDLPMDDLNLDEPAPQATPLLEAATKTDNNDNNNDIEIIDFEVEDKGVEIQDEEEQSESSDKRSVSSEVVKEVVVQDQSHLTRLNELDSIAQQIKALESLMGDEKALKLDEETGSQSLDADEDKVTREFLSMLEGGGGDDNDDDDNESKYEDARMQALQLEDAYEDEEGKEAEVFLPDLGKGLGCVVQTRNGGYLASANPFNVVVGRKETPKLAMQVSKPVVIQSEKGGFEVFQKMAALGLEGLCSRLLSSMALDELCGKTAEQVAFEGIASAIIQGRSKEGASSSAARTIAAVKSMAAMASSGRRERVSSGIWNVSEEGVTVDYLLGFCLQKIEDMAVEALKIQAEVIKDEAPFEVSPLSDGGVFDSAVAVEEWIGGGMESEAITVAVLVQLRDPIRQFEGVGGPMVVLVHAEACTNDTNEDGERKYKVSSLQVGGMKVRSGGARVGWDTEKQRLTALQWLVAYGMGKAGKKGRRGGAKGPDALWSVSSRIMADMWLKAIRNPDVKFNTK is encoded by the coding sequence ATGGCAGCAAACTATCCAACTTCGAGAAAGTCCAACACTCAGATCCTCCAGGAACTGGAGGACCTGAGCGACTCCCTATACCAATCCCACATGTCATCCACAACAACACGGAGAACCGCCTCCCTAGTCCTCCCCAGGGAGTCCGTCGTCCCTCCAATCTCGTCTGGCGAGACTGGACCGGACAAAGAAGACCTCAACCCCAAACCCCGGTCGAGGCGGATGTCCCTGTCCCCGTGGCGGTCTCGGTCAAAGATGGACACGGAGGACATCCGCCCCAAAGACCCCATCAAGTCCCAAAAGAGCCTATTTAGCGACGAAACTCCCACTGCAACTGCTGCCACTACTACTCCCGAGAAAAAAGGCATTTGGAAGTGGAAGCCTATAAGAGCACTAACTCACATAGGCATGCAGAAGCTGAGCTGCCTATTCTCCGTCGAGGTCGTGGCGGCCCAGGGCCTCCCGGCCTCGATGAACGGGCTCCGCCTCTGCGTCTGCGTCCGCAAAAAGGACACCAGAGAGGGTGGGGTCCAGACCATGCCCTCCAGAGTGTCCCAGGGCGCCGCGGATTTCGAGGAGACCCTCTTCATCCGCAGCCACGTCTACTACAGCCCGGCGGGAAGCGGGGCTCACATGAAGTTCGAGCCGCGGCCGTTCTTGATCTACATGGCCGCGGTCGACGCCGGCGAGCTGGACTTCGGCAGGAAAACAGTTGACCTGAGTGGCTTGATTCAAGAATCCATTGAAAAAAGCTTCCAAGGGACAAGAATCCGGCAATGGGACACCAACTTCAGCCTTTCAGGAAAGGCTAAAGGTGGTGAGCTAGTTTTGAAGCTAGGCTTCCAAATCATGGAAAAAGATGGAGGCGTTGGTATTTACTCCCAGGCAGAAGGCCAGAAGTCCGGGAAAGCCCGGACCCACTCGCCTTCTTTTGCCCGGAAGCAGTCCAAGTCATCCTTCAGCGTGCCTAGCCCAAGGATGACTAGTCGAGGACTCTCCCAATTAGGAGCCGGCTCGGAAGACCTCCCTATGGACGACCTGAATCTTGACGAGCCGGCTCCTCAAGCCACACCCCTGCTGGAGGCAGCTACTAAAACAGACAACAATGACAACAACAACGATATCGAAATCATTGATTTTGAGGTGGAGGATAAGGGAGTTGAGATCCAAGATGAGGAAGAGCAGAGTGAGAGTTCAGACAAAAGATCAGTTTCAAGTGAGGTTGTTAAGGAAGTTGTTGTCCAGGATCAATCCCATCTCACAAGATTGAATGAGCTTGACTCCATAGCTCAGCAGATCAAGGCGCTTGAATCATTGATGGGAGATGAGAAAGCACTCAAATTGGATGAGGAGACAGGATCACAATCCCTGGATGCAGATGAGGATAAAGTGACAAGAGAGTTTCTCTCAATGCTtgaaggtggtggtggtgatgacAATGACGACGACGACAACGAGTCCAAATACGAGGATGCTCGGATGCAGGCTCTGCAGCTGGAAGACGCGTACGAGGACGAGGAGGGAAAAGAGGCAGAGGTTTTCTTGCCGGATTTAGGCAAGGGGCTCGGCTGCGTTGTGCAGACGCGAAACGGGGGGTATCTCGCATCTGCGAATCCGTTCAACGTGGTTGTCGGGAGGAAGGAGACGCCGAAGCTAGCAATGCAGGTGTCTAAGCCAGTGGTGATTCAGTCAGAGAAGGGAGGATTTGAGGTGTTTCAGAAGATGGCTGCATTAGGCCTTGAGGGGCTGTGTAGTAGGCTGCTGTCGTCGATGGCGCTGGACGAGCTGTGTGGGAAGACGGCCGAGCAGGTGGCGTTTGAGGGGATCGCGAGCGCGATCATACAGGGGAGGAGCAAGGAGGGCGCCTCGTCCAGCGCTGCGCGGACCATCGCGGCCGTGAAGTCCATGGCCGCGATGGCGAGCAGCGGGAGGAGGGAGAGGGTGTCGAGCGGCATTTGGAATGTGAGCGAGGAAGGGGTGACGGTCGATTATCTTCTCGGGTTTTGTTTGCAGAAGATCGAGGATATGGCCGTGGAGGCGCTTAAAATCCAAGCGGAGGTCATTAAGGACGAGGCGCCTTTTGAGGTTTCGCCGCTTAGTGATGGTGGTGTTTTTGATTCGGCCGTCGCGGTGGAGGAGTGGATTGGGGGGGGTATGGAGTCCGAGGCGATCACGGTGGCGGTTTTGGTGCAGCTCCGCGACCCCATCAGGCAGTTTGAGGGGGTCGGGGGGCCTATGGTGGTGTTGGTGCACGCTGAGGCGTGCACCAACGACACCAACGAGGATGGGGAGAGGAAGTATAAGGTGTCGAGTTTGCAAGTTGGGGGGATGAAGGTGAGGAGCGGAGGGGCGAGGGTGGGGTGGGATACGGAGAAGCAGAGGCTCACGGCGCTGCAGTGGCTCGTGGCGTATGGGATGGGGAAGGCCGGGAAGAAGGGGAGACGAGGGGGTGCAAAGGGGCCGGACGCGCTGTGGAGCGTGTCGTCGCGGATCATGGCTGATATGTGGCTCAAGGCTATTAGGAATCCTGATGTGAAGTTCAACACAAAGTGA
- the LOC125221834 gene encoding monosaccharide-sensing protein 2-like — protein sequence MNGAALVAIAATIGNFLQGWDNATIAGAVVYIKKELELSAAIEGLIVAMSLIGATLITTCSGTISDWVGRRPMLICSSMFYFLSGIIMLWSPNVYVLLLARLLNGFGIGLAVTLVPLYISETAPSEIRGLLNTLPQFTGSGGMFLAYCMIFGMSLLASPSWRLMLGVLSVPALLYFALTVFYLPESPRWLVSKGKMLEAKRVLQRLRGREDVSGEMALLVEGLAVGGDASIEEYIIGPADELDEDQEPTADRGAIKLYGPEEGLSWIAKPVTGQSRLSIVSRQGSLVTPSVPLMDPLVTLFGSVHEKLPETGSMRSMLFPNFGSMFSTAEPNMKNDEEWDEESLQREEGEGYRSDDVESDDNLHSPLISRQTTSLEKDGMGPQSHGSVLAMQGNAGDASSMGIGGGWQLAWKWSEREGEDGTKEGGFKRIYLHQEGGLPGSRRGSLVSIPGDHAANVDGDYIQAAALVSQPALFSKDLMNQRPAGPAMAHPSQSAGEVSILAALLEPGVKRALIVGIGIQILQQFSGINGVLYYTPQILQQAGVDVLLSNLGLGSNSASFLISAVTNLLMLPSIAVAMRFMDVAGRRSLLLTTIPVLVISLVALVIGNVFDFGEVVHAVVSTVCVVIYFCTFVMGYGPIPNILCSEIFPTRVRGICIAICALVFWICDVIVTYTLPVMLTSIGLAGVFGIYAVVCVVSWIFIFLRVPETKGMPLEVITEFFAVGAKQGAAKTE from the exons ATGAACGGAGCTGCATTGGTGGCTATTGCTGCCACAATTGGCAACTTCTTGCAGGGATGGGATAATGCAACCATTGCTG GTGCTGTTGTTTACATTAAAAAAGAGCTTGAGTTGTCGGCCGCCATTGAAGGGCTTATCGTGGCAATGTCCCTCATTGGTGCCACGCTCATCACTACTTGCTCGGGGACGATTTCAGACTGGGTTGGTCGACGTCCTATGCTAATTTGTTCGTCCATGTTCTATTTCCTAAGTGGGATTATAATGCTGTGGTCGCCTAACGTCTATGTCCTGCTCCTAGCAAGGCTGTTGAATGGGTTTGGTATTGGACTTGCTGTTACTCTCGTCCCCCTTTATATATCCGAGACTGCACCCTCTGAGATACGAGGCCTGCTGAATACACTCCCTCAGTTCACGGGCTCAGGTGGGATGTTTCTGGCGTATTGTATGATTTTTGGGATGTCGTTGCTGGCCTCGCCTAGCTGGCGGTTGATGCTGGGAGTTCTTTCTGTCCCGGCTCTTCTGTATTTTGCTTTGACTGTCTTCTATTTGCCTGAATCTCCTCGATGGCTCGTGAGTAAAGGGAAGATGCTCGAGGCCAAACGAGTGCTGCAGAGACTACGTGGCAGGGAGGACGTTTCTG GTGAAATGGCTTTATTGGTCGAAGGCCTCGCTGTCGGTGGCGATGCATCGATAGAAGAGTACATCATCGGTCCAGCAGATGAGTTAGACGAAGACCAGGAGCCGACCGCAGACAGAGGCGCAATCAAACTCTACGGACCTGAGGAGGGGCTCTCGTGGATTGCGAAGCCCGTCACTGGGCAGAGCCGTCTCAGCATCGTCTCTCGCCAAGGAAGCTTGGTAACTCCGAGCGTGCCTCTTATGGACCCTCTAGTGACGCTCTTCGGCAGCGTCCACGAGAAGCTTCCGGAGACGGGGAGCATGCGAAGCATGCTGTTCCCAAACTTCGGCAGCATGTTCAGCACCGCCGAGCCTAATATGAAGAACGACGAAGAGTGGGACGAAGAGAGCTTGCAGAGAGAAGAAGGCGAGGGTTACAGATCGGATGATGTAGAGTCCGACGATAACTTGCATAGTCCGCTGATTTCACGCCAAACAACGAGTCTAGAGAAGGACGGAATGGGGCCTCAATCCCACGGCAGCGTCCTGGCTATGCAGGGGAATGCCGGAGATGCGAGTAGCATGGGCATCGGCGGTGGCTGGCAGTTGGCGTGGAAATGGTCCGAACGAGAAGGGGAAGACGGGACGAAAGAGGGAGGTTTTAAGAGGATATATTTGCACCAGGAGGGTGGTCTCCCTGGCTCGAGACGAGGCTCTCTCGTTTCAATCCCCGGAGATCACGCTGCTAATGTCGACGGAGACTATATCCAGGCGGCGGCTTTAGTGAGCCAACCGGCCCTTTTCTCGAAAGATCTTATGAATCAGCGCCCAGCCGGACCTGCAATGGCGCACCCTTCGCAATCTGCTGGAGAAGTCTCGATTTTGGCGGCCCTTCTCGAGCCAGGGGTGAAAAGGGCTTTGATTGTCGGGATCGGGATCCAAATACTGCAGCAG TTTTCCGGTATCAACGGCGTTCTCTACTACACGCCTCAAATCCTTCAGCAGGCGGGGGTGGACGTTCTTCTCTCGAACCTTGGCCTCGGCTCCAACTCTGCGTCTTTCCTCATCAGCGCCGTCACAAATCTCTTGATGCTTCCGAGCATCGCCGTTGCTATGAGGTTCATGGATGTGGCCGGTCGAAG GTCACTGCTGCTGACAACAATACCAGTTCTAGTGATATCCCTCGTCGCTCTCGTTATCGGGAATGTCTTCGATTTCGGAGAGGTCGTCCACGCCGTCGTCTCGACCGTCTGCGTCGTTATCTACTTCTGCACGTTTGTGATGGGGTACGGGCCGATCCCGAACATCTTATGCTCGGAGATCTTCCCAACCAGGGTGCGCGGAATCTGCATTGCCATATGCGCGTTGGTCTTCTGGATATGCGACGTGATCGTCACATACACGCTCCCGGTGATGCTGACCTCGATCGGTTTAGCCGGCGTGTTCGGGATCTACGCTGTAGTCTGCGTCGTCTCGTGGATATTCATCTTCTTGAGGGTGCCGGAGACGAAGGGGATGCCGTTGGAGGTCATCACGGAGTTCTTCGCCGTCGGGGCCAAGCAAGGGGCCGCCAAGACCGAATAG
- the LOC125219993 gene encoding RING-H2 finger protein ATL80-like, whose product MTARSRQLGGSPSETPSPPADALDSDFVVILAALLCALICVLGLVAVARCAWIRRLAGRSAPPSQPRRSAANRGVKKKVLKSLPRATYGEDAEQAAKLSDCAICLAEFAAGEEIRVLPQCGHGFHVGCIDTWLGSHSSCPSCRQILVAARCRKCGNLPAAEGGGDEENRVNRFLP is encoded by the coding sequence atgACCGCCCGTTCACGGCAGCTCGGCGGCTCGCCTTCCGAAACCCCCTCCCCGCCGGCCGACGCGCTCGACTCCGATTTCGTCGTCATCCTCGCGGCGCTCCTCTGCGCCCTAATCTGCGTGCTCGGCCTCGTCGCCGTCGCGCGCTGCGCCTGGATCCGGCGCCTCGCCGGGAGATCGGCGCCGCCGTCGCAGCCGCGGCGGTCGGCGGCGAACAGAGGCGTGAAGAAGAAGGTGCTGAAGTCGCTGCCGAGGGCGACGTACGGCGAGGACGCGGAGCAGGCGGCGAAGCTGTCGGACTGCGCCATTTGCCTGGCGGAGTTCGCCGCCGGCGAGGAGATCCGCGTGCTGCCGCAGTGCGGCCACGGATTCCACGTCGGATGCATCGACACGTGGCTCGGATCGCACTCGTCGTGCCCGTCCTGCCGCCAGATACTGGTGGCGGCGCGCTGCCGGAAATGTGGCAATTTGCCCGCGGCGGAGGGCGGCGGCGACGAGGAGAATCGCGTGAATAGGTTTTTGCcttga
- the LOC125223151 gene encoding outer envelope pore protein 21B, chloroplastic-like isoform X1, which produces METSLRYGGDSKTLRIHAKEKIPISPNSICQIQGELDTKLGAPTFVHGLIRYFHPESSASLGVGLRYNKRDKLHYHVRGKKAFPVTADKLFNFHVKGRCNIDEDLKQFDYSAATEFVWNIFDVKKSQDVRIKLGYDVIDKTSYLQVRENNWTFNLDQNRRWNVRYDL; this is translated from the exons ATGGAAACTTCGCTTAGGTATGGTGGAGATTCCAAAACTCTGCGAATTCACGCCAAGGAAAAAATCCCCATTTCCCCCAATTCCATCTGCCAG ATTCAAGGAGAGCTCGACACGAAGCTTGGAGCTCCTACTTTCGTGCACGGCTTGATTAGATACTTCCATCCCGAG TCATCGGCTAGCCTTGGTGTGGGACTTCGATACAATAAGCGGGATAAATTGCACTACCACGTACGTGGGAAGAAGGCATTTCCAGTGACTGCAGATAAATTGTTTAACTTCCATGTTAAGGGTCGTTGTAATATCGATGAGGACTTGAAGCAG TTTGATTACTCTGCTGCTACTGAGTTTGTTTGGAACATCTTTGATGTTAAAAAGAGCCAGGATGTACGCATCAAGTTGGGATACGATGTTATCGATAAG ACTTCATATTTGCAGGTTCGGGAGAACAATTGGACATTCAATCTTGATCAGAACCGGAGATGGAATGTGAGGTACGACCTCTAA
- the LOC125223151 gene encoding outer envelope pore protein 21B, chloroplastic-like isoform X2, whose amino-acid sequence MYGGDSKTLRIHAKEKIPISPNSICQIQGELDTKLGAPTFVHGLIRYFHPESSASLGVGLRYNKRDKLHYHVRGKKAFPVTADKLFNFHVKGRCNIDEDLKQFDYSAATEFVWNIFDVKKSQDVRIKLGYDVIDKTSYLQVRENNWTFNLDQNRRWNVRYDL is encoded by the exons AT GTATGGTGGAGATTCCAAAACTCTGCGAATTCACGCCAAGGAAAAAATCCCCATTTCCCCCAATTCCATCTGCCAG ATTCAAGGAGAGCTCGACACGAAGCTTGGAGCTCCTACTTTCGTGCACGGCTTGATTAGATACTTCCATCCCGAG TCATCGGCTAGCCTTGGTGTGGGACTTCGATACAATAAGCGGGATAAATTGCACTACCACGTACGTGGGAAGAAGGCATTTCCAGTGACTGCAGATAAATTGTTTAACTTCCATGTTAAGGGTCGTTGTAATATCGATGAGGACTTGAAGCAG TTTGATTACTCTGCTGCTACTGAGTTTGTTTGGAACATCTTTGATGTTAAAAAGAGCCAGGATGTACGCATCAAGTTGGGATACGATGTTATCGATAAG ACTTCATATTTGCAGGTTCGGGAGAACAATTGGACATTCAATCTTGATCAGAACCGGAGATGGAATGTGAGGTACGACCTCTAA